In one window of Thalassotalea agarivorans DNA:
- a CDS encoding CNNM domain-containing protein, giving the protein MTLLIFYLCIAIGVSFLCSILEAVLLSVTPSFVEQKVQESPRAAKLLVKIKNNLDQSISSILILNTFAHTMGAAGVGAQAISVFGPEKETLVAFVLTLAILYLSEIIPKTLGARYWRQLALPSAYLINVLVKLVFPLVWLSSKITRLFNSKQGDVISREEVLALAALSHKAGAIAYNESILVENILNLRAAKTDDILTPRTVVHALNKSVSVSEALEQESTANFTRIPVYDGTIDKVVGFIHKSALYEQDRQGHGDQAIEQYTKPLKRVSENLPVLALLDLFIKRKAHIFLVEDEYGQTAGIVTLEDAIETLLGREIVDESDQVEDMQALAKKNYRARVRSNPKITVSDTDSDE; this is encoded by the coding sequence ATGACTCTACTAATTTTTTATCTTTGTATCGCGATTGGCGTTTCATTCTTGTGTTCTATTCTTGAAGCCGTCTTACTGTCTGTCACGCCTAGTTTTGTTGAGCAAAAAGTACAAGAATCGCCGCGAGCAGCCAAGCTGTTAGTTAAGATAAAGAACAACTTGGATCAGTCGATTTCAAGCATTCTAATTTTAAATACATTTGCTCATACTATGGGTGCAGCGGGTGTAGGTGCTCAAGCCATTAGCGTATTTGGGCCGGAAAAAGAAACGCTAGTCGCATTTGTTCTAACGCTTGCCATTTTGTATTTATCAGAAATTATTCCTAAGACACTGGGTGCTAGGTATTGGCGACAACTCGCTCTACCCTCAGCCTATTTGATCAATGTATTGGTTAAACTAGTGTTCCCACTGGTTTGGTTGTCGAGCAAAATTACCCGTTTGTTCAATAGTAAACAAGGTGACGTGATCAGTAGAGAAGAAGTCCTTGCCCTTGCCGCGTTGAGTCACAAAGCGGGTGCTATTGCCTATAACGAAAGTATTCTTGTGGAGAATATCCTTAATTTAAGAGCAGCAAAAACTGACGATATTTTAACACCAAGGACAGTCGTTCATGCGCTTAACAAATCAGTATCGGTATCAGAAGCTTTAGAGCAGGAAAGCACGGCGAATTTTACGCGCATACCGGTTTATGACGGCACTATTGATAAAGTGGTTGGCTTTATTCATAAAAGTGCGTTGTATGAACAAGATCGCCAAGGTCATGGCGACCAAGCAATCGAACAATATACTAAGCCATTGAAGCGCGTGTCAGAGAACCTTCCAGTACTAGCATTGTTAGACTTGTTTATTAAACGCAAGGCGCACATCTTTTTAGTTGAAGACGAATATGGTCAAACAGCGGGCATTGTTACTTTAGAAGATGCGATTGAAACCTTGCTTGGGCGAGAAATTGTAGACGAAAGTGACCAAGTAGAAGACATGCAAGCACTGGCGAAAAAGAACTATCGTGCCCGCGTAAGGTCAAACCCTAAAATCACCGTAAGTGATACAGATTCTGATGAGTAA
- the mrcB gene encoding penicillin-binding protein 1B, with the protein MSKKRRTSPSKKAVSKPSSNVPQSKLKRFSLFCLKASLVFILALGLYVIYLDSKVRKTFEGQRWHVPVQVYGEIETFAQGNFLNLSELRTNLTLLGYQKVKTVFEPGQFAMSESRIIIYRRSFDFGSGLEQPVRITIDVEDNQVSQVYLEDSPAFVVRLEPKLIARIVPDNKEDRVIAPLQTVPERLIDTLLLVEDRDFYFHKGVAPLAIVRALFANLAAGRTVQGGSTLTQQLVKNMYLTREKTLTRKANEALMALILEYRYSKDQLLEAYINEVYLGQHYANGIYGFGLAAKFYFGKTIDQLSPAQMATLIGQIKGPSYYDPWRYPERATKRRDLILRMMAENNLINHVEYQHAVESPLSVRKTRRLSQQDYPAYIQQVKRELADILSPQLQQSGIRIFTGFSPSIQKNAEQAVAKRLSLFAKDGEQALQSAMIVTDSYSGQVRAIVGGKETQYAGFNRALNAARPIGSLIKPIVYAGALEQYESYQLGSILNDEAITLTSDAGKTWQPKNYDGEFRGRVSLLDALVYSLNVPTVNLGMEISLDRVANLLHILGYDEDVRHNPSMLLGAIDMTPWQVNQIYLPLSDHGRYQRAHTIEKVLSAQGETLYQYDHPKEQRLSLQASYLIDYSLQQVTERGSARSLKWRLPEQTLAGKTGTTNEQRDSWFVGYDNRHLVTTWVGRDDNKATSHTGSSGALVVFAEFMKQQGVVPLQRTAPDGVAMMRFENTTGNAVTDYCADTRQYPAIVAGIVVSEQCQQPRGKINTWLGRLFGDDE; encoded by the coding sequence ATGAGTAAGAAAAGACGCACATCCCCATCAAAAAAAGCAGTCAGCAAACCGTCTTCAAACGTTCCTCAAAGTAAACTTAAACGCTTCAGCTTGTTTTGTCTCAAAGCAAGCTTGGTGTTTATTCTTGCCCTTGGTTTATACGTTATTTATTTAGACTCGAAAGTTCGAAAAACGTTTGAAGGGCAACGTTGGCATGTACCTGTCCAAGTCTATGGTGAGATAGAAACTTTTGCCCAAGGCAACTTTCTAAATTTATCTGAACTGCGCACAAACTTGACGCTATTGGGCTATCAAAAAGTTAAAACGGTATTTGAGCCTGGGCAGTTTGCCATGTCAGAAAGTCGCATCATCATTTATCGTCGGTCGTTCGATTTTGGCAGTGGACTCGAGCAACCCGTGCGGATAACTATCGACGTTGAAGACAATCAGGTTAGCCAAGTTTACTTAGAAGATAGCCCAGCATTTGTTGTGCGTTTAGAACCCAAACTTATCGCTAGGATTGTGCCTGACAATAAAGAAGACCGCGTCATAGCGCCATTGCAAACGGTACCTGAACGACTAATAGACACTTTACTATTAGTTGAAGATAGAGATTTTTATTTTCATAAAGGGGTTGCGCCGTTAGCTATCGTTCGAGCGCTTTTTGCCAATTTAGCTGCTGGCAGAACCGTGCAGGGCGGGAGTACGCTTACTCAGCAATTGGTGAAAAATATGTACTTAACGCGTGAAAAAACACTCACGCGTAAAGCGAACGAAGCGTTAATGGCGCTAATTTTGGAATATCGTTACAGCAAAGACCAATTACTTGAAGCGTACATTAATGAAGTGTATTTGGGGCAGCATTATGCCAATGGTATTTATGGTTTTGGCTTAGCGGCAAAATTTTATTTTGGTAAAACAATCGATCAGTTGTCACCTGCGCAAATGGCTACTTTAATAGGTCAGATTAAAGGCCCGAGTTACTACGACCCTTGGCGTTACCCTGAGCGCGCAACAAAAAGGCGCGACCTGATTCTACGCATGATGGCTGAAAACAACTTAATTAACCATGTTGAGTATCAGCACGCCGTTGAATCGCCCTTGTCCGTGCGCAAAACACGCCGGTTAAGCCAACAAGATTACCCTGCTTATATTCAACAGGTTAAACGAGAATTAGCAGATATATTGTCGCCTCAATTACAACAATCTGGGATACGGATTTTTACTGGCTTTTCGCCATCAATTCAAAAAAATGCAGAACAAGCAGTGGCTAAGCGCTTGTCACTATTTGCCAAAGATGGTGAGCAAGCATTGCAAAGTGCGATGATTGTTACTGATAGCTATAGTGGCCAAGTTCGGGCAATTGTCGGCGGAAAGGAAACGCAATATGCTGGTTTTAACCGAGCGTTAAATGCGGCGCGTCCCATTGGTTCGTTAATAAAGCCTATTGTTTATGCTGGCGCATTGGAGCAATACGAGTCTTATCAATTGGGTAGTATACTTAATGACGAAGCAATTACATTAACAAGTGACGCAGGAAAAACATGGCAACCCAAAAACTATGACGGCGAATTTAGAGGAAGGGTGAGTCTACTCGATGCCTTAGTGTATTCGCTCAATGTGCCTACCGTAAATCTTGGCATGGAAATTAGTCTGGACAGGGTTGCTAATTTATTACACATATTGGGTTATGATGAAGACGTACGACATAATCCATCGATGTTGTTAGGGGCAATAGATATGACCCCTTGGCAAGTCAATCAGATATACCTGCCATTATCAGATCATGGTAGATATCAGCGCGCACATACGATTGAAAAGGTGTTGTCGGCGCAAGGTGAAACCTTGTATCAATATGACCATCCTAAGGAACAACGGTTGTCTTTGCAGGCGTCATACTTAATTGATTATAGTCTGCAGCAAGTCACCGAACGAGGCTCAGCGCGTTCACTAAAATGGCGATTGCCCGAGCAGACGCTCGCAGGAAAGACCGGCACCACCAATGAGCAACGCGATAGTTGGTTTGTTGGTTATGATAATCGCCACCTTGTTACTACCTGGGTTGGTAGAGATGACAACAAAGCGACTTCACATACAGGTAGTAGCGGTGCGCTGGTGGTATTTGCAGAATTTATGAAACAGCAGGGTGTTGTACCTTTGCAACGAACAGCGCCAGATGGCGTCGCTATGATGCGTTTTGAAAACACCACAGGTAATGCAGTGACAGACTATTGCGCTGATACAAGGCAGTATCCAGCTATTGTTGCTGGTATCGTAGTCTCTGAGCAATGCCAACAGCCCCGTGGTAAAATTAATACTTGGCTTGGAAGACTATTTGGAGATGATGAATAG
- the rluF gene encoding 23S rRNA pseudouridine(2604) synthase RluF: MTESEGKRLNKFISESGFCSRREADKLIEQQKVTINGVIPALGTKVMPTDKVAVNGKLIAAMPDNKSDRVYIAYNKPIGITCTTERHVKGNIIDAIKHKQRIFPIGRLDKPSEGLIFLTSDGDIVNKILRAENAHDKEYVVTVDKPISERFVERMSRGVPILGTITNPCKVYPVSKFVFKIVLTQGLNRQIRRMCEYLGYEVKKLRRTRIMNVTLEGLPVGKWRNLTKQEMAQINDAVKGSRKTSVKAEMQEKYQQKPAVKPVRAKQQETRHKKPLKGKLSLKKPT; this comes from the coding sequence ATGACAGAAAGTGAAGGTAAACGACTCAATAAATTTATTAGCGAATCAGGTTTTTGTTCACGAAGAGAAGCTGACAAGTTAATAGAACAACAAAAAGTGACGATAAATGGCGTCATTCCCGCCCTCGGCACTAAGGTTATGCCTACGGATAAGGTTGCGGTCAATGGCAAACTTATCGCTGCTATGCCGGACAACAAATCAGATCGCGTTTATATTGCCTATAACAAGCCTATTGGTATCACTTGTACAACAGAGCGTCATGTTAAAGGAAATATCATTGACGCAATTAAACATAAGCAGCGTATCTTTCCCATAGGTCGACTCGATAAACCGTCAGAAGGGCTTATTTTTCTTACCTCAGATGGCGATATCGTTAATAAAATTCTGCGTGCTGAAAATGCTCACGACAAAGAGTACGTGGTCACCGTTGATAAGCCTATTAGTGAGCGCTTTGTCGAGCGTATGTCACGCGGTGTTCCTATTTTAGGTACCATCACAAATCCTTGTAAGGTTTATCCAGTTTCTAAGTTTGTTTTTAAAATAGTGCTTACACAGGGACTTAATAGGCAAATTCGCCGTATGTGCGAATATCTCGGTTATGAAGTCAAAAAGTTACGACGGACGCGCATAATGAACGTTACCCTTGAAGGTTTGCCCGTTGGAAAGTGGCGCAATTTGACAAAACAGGAAATGGCGCAGATTAATGACGCTGTTAAAGGCAGCAGAAAAACCTCTGTCAAAGCAGAAATGCAGGAAAAATATCAGCAAAAACCTGCTGTAAAACCGGTTCGAGCCAAACAACAAGAAACGAGGCACAAAAAGCCATTGAAAGGAAAGCTTTCGCTAAAGAAACCTACATAA
- the hrpB gene encoding ATP-dependent helicase HrpB translates to MYPISEIQQPFIDAILQHDTVVLTAPPGAGKSTVLPLWLLDIDAFKGKKIYLLQPRRIAAKMIALYLASQLQEEVGQRVGYRLKHDVCVSKHTQLEVITEGILTQIMQSDPEMNDCAMILLDEFHERSVHADLAFAIARDIQQGFNESLKLVLMSATLDVEYLQSALPDAVFLHSQGKSFPVDIHYAPANALDWQLHATKEIKRALTQYQGSILVFLPGVKDINFIARQLSESQHEDVKVVALHGSLTPQQQQLAIAHQTGQRKVVLSTNIAETSLTIEGIRIVIDAGFEKAAKYDPNVRSNRLVVQQIAKSSATQRAGRAGRLSEGVCIRLYDKEAYARRPAQHESEILRTDLLPVVLEAARWGVTALSQLPLLTLPVLVTENLAWQELKQLKIVDDNRKLTAHGDSVAAFPTSPRFAHMLIGGKSIEQKHEIHGLAYLACILVSLLEEKDILSGDQGRNQTDINRRVMLWRDAPKRFEHIGRQVTRLSRALNVKKVDSLPLEYSGCLLALAFPENIAKQTQSEGRYLTYDGKGVVVPVQDELSFEEVIVYASSYTIKHQNLVRMAARASLTQLKALDIIAPEDVDTVYFDERKQAVIAQRQTVIGRIVLDSKPIKETLTAEQISDMWRTFIEKKGLGCLNWQAADQLFLAKLRWLNRHQSHLELPSFDEQALLSKLDDWLVPFVGDIVSLKKLKQLDLKAQLLSLLTYQQQQLLTKVAPSHYVGPTGRKCPIRYGEEKSPILSVPMQELYGQENTPEVGDSSAGKGIAVLLEIVSPAGRPIQLTQDLARFWAGSYSEVQKDMKAKYPKHFWPDNPAQAKPTIKTKRRM, encoded by the coding sequence ATGTACCCTATATCTGAAATCCAACAGCCTTTTATTGATGCTATTTTGCAACATGACACTGTAGTTTTAACTGCACCTCCAGGTGCGGGTAAGTCTACGGTATTACCGCTTTGGCTGTTAGATATCGATGCTTTTAAAGGTAAAAAGATTTACTTGTTACAACCTCGCAGAATTGCCGCAAAGATGATTGCCTTATATCTCGCAAGTCAGCTACAAGAAGAGGTTGGGCAGCGAGTGGGCTATCGCTTAAAACATGACGTGTGTGTCTCAAAACACACGCAATTAGAGGTGATTACTGAAGGGATATTGACCCAGATAATGCAATCAGATCCAGAGATGAATGATTGCGCAATGATTCTGCTTGATGAGTTTCATGAAAGGTCGGTACATGCCGATTTAGCGTTTGCGATTGCTCGTGATATTCAACAAGGTTTTAACGAATCGCTGAAATTAGTTTTGATGTCTGCGACGCTAGATGTGGAGTATTTGCAAAGCGCACTTCCAGACGCGGTGTTTTTGCATAGTCAGGGCAAATCTTTTCCAGTTGATATTCATTATGCGCCTGCTAATGCACTTGATTGGCAGTTACATGCTACGAAAGAAATTAAACGGGCTTTGACGCAATATCAAGGCTCGATTTTGGTTTTTTTACCTGGTGTCAAAGATATTAATTTTATCGCTCGTCAATTATCGGAAAGCCAACATGAAGACGTAAAAGTTGTCGCCTTACATGGCAGTTTGACGCCGCAACAGCAACAACTTGCCATCGCGCATCAAACGGGGCAACGTAAAGTAGTGTTAAGTACCAATATCGCTGAAACGAGTTTAACGATTGAAGGTATACGTATTGTTATTGATGCGGGCTTTGAAAAAGCGGCAAAGTATGATCCAAATGTACGCAGTAATCGCTTAGTTGTTCAGCAAATAGCAAAGTCTTCAGCAACCCAGCGTGCTGGCCGAGCAGGGCGATTGAGTGAGGGCGTATGTATCCGGCTTTATGACAAAGAAGCTTACGCTAGACGGCCTGCACAGCATGAAAGTGAGATTTTGAGGACTGATTTACTACCTGTGGTCCTCGAGGCTGCTCGATGGGGTGTAACCGCATTGTCGCAACTTCCATTACTTACGCTCCCCGTTTTGGTTACGGAAAACTTGGCTTGGCAAGAGCTTAAACAATTAAAGATTGTTGATGACAATCGAAAACTTACTGCCCATGGCGATTCTGTAGCCGCATTTCCAACGTCGCCGAGATTTGCACATATGTTAATTGGCGGCAAATCAATTGAACAAAAACATGAAATTCATGGCTTAGCCTATTTGGCCTGCATACTAGTTTCATTGCTTGAGGAAAAAGATATATTAAGCGGCGATCAAGGTCGTAATCAAACAGACATTAACAGGCGAGTAATGCTATGGCGTGACGCGCCAAAACGCTTTGAACATATTGGTCGGCAAGTAACGCGACTATCGCGAGCGCTCAATGTTAAAAAAGTAGACAGCCTGCCCCTTGAATATAGTGGCTGTTTATTGGCGTTGGCTTTCCCCGAAAACATTGCAAAACAAACCCAAAGTGAAGGACGCTATTTAACCTATGATGGCAAAGGGGTTGTTGTGCCTGTGCAAGATGAATTGAGCTTTGAAGAGGTCATCGTCTATGCGAGCAGTTACACCATTAAGCATCAGAATTTGGTGAGGATGGCTGCGAGGGCATCTTTAACGCAACTAAAGGCATTGGACATAATTGCGCCGGAAGATGTGGATACTGTCTATTTTGACGAACGAAAACAAGCTGTTATTGCGCAACGACAAACTGTTATTGGTCGTATTGTATTGGACAGCAAACCAATAAAAGAGACATTAACCGCTGAACAAATTAGCGATATGTGGCGCACGTTCATTGAGAAGAAAGGGTTAGGTTGCCTAAATTGGCAAGCTGCTGATCAATTATTTTTAGCTAAGCTACGCTGGTTAAATCGGCATCAATCTCACCTTGAGCTGCCCAGTTTCGATGAACAGGCATTACTAAGTAAACTGGACGATTGGTTGGTGCCTTTTGTTGGTGACATTGTGTCTTTGAAAAAGCTTAAACAGCTCGATTTAAAAGCGCAGCTATTGTCATTGCTCACCTATCAGCAACAGCAATTACTAACTAAGGTAGCACCAAGTCATTATGTTGGCCCGACCGGAAGAAAATGCCCTATTCGCTATGGGGAAGAAAAATCACCGATTTTGTCTGTACCCATGCAAGAACTCTATGGGCAAGAAAATACACCAGAAGTGGGTGATTCCAGCGCAGGAAAAGGTATAGCAGTTTTACTTGAAATCGTGTCACCAGCAGGTCGACCGATTCAGTTAACTCAAGACCTAGCTAGATTTTGGGCAGGTTCGTATAGTGAAGTGCAAAAAGACATGAAAGCGAAATACCCTAAACATTTCTGGCCTGACAATCCTGCTCAAGCGAAACCAACCATTAAAACCAAACGGCGCATGTAA
- the gluQRS gene encoding tRNA glutamyl-Q(34) synthetase GluQRS, whose product MLSTVSQRPTPYRGRFAPSPSGLLHFGSLIAALASYLDAKAHQGQWLLRIEDIDPPREMEGAADQIQRTLEAYGLYWDESPLYQSQQSSYYKELLAELHARRLTYHCNCTRAQIKADGGIYQGRCKNKEDVSAPYAIRLNNQQAIYQFNDLIQGKVVCDKALAAEDFILFRKDGLFAYNLAAVADDAYQNISHVIRGCDLLEPTARQLSLFHTLNLQAPTYGHFPLATTDQGYKLSKQNKAPAIDCNNPTPTLIAALNFLGLTTPKELSEGTHTEILGWAISHWQRQLVPQTTTIEIS is encoded by the coding sequence ATGCTCAGTACAGTAAGTCAGCGACCGACTCCTTATCGCGGTCGCTTTGCTCCCTCTCCCTCGGGCCTGTTACACTTTGGCTCCCTGATCGCAGCACTCGCGAGTTATTTAGACGCAAAAGCCCATCAAGGCCAATGGTTACTTCGAATAGAAGATATCGATCCACCTAGAGAAATGGAAGGAGCTGCCGACCAAATACAACGTACGCTAGAGGCATACGGCTTGTATTGGGACGAGTCGCCACTTTATCAAAGCCAACAGTCGAGCTATTACAAAGAGTTATTGGCCGAGTTGCATGCTAGGCGGTTAACCTATCATTGCAATTGCACGCGAGCACAAATAAAAGCTGATGGCGGTATTTACCAAGGTCGCTGTAAAAACAAAGAAGATGTTAGCGCACCTTATGCTATTAGACTGAATAATCAGCAAGCTATTTATCAATTCAATGATTTGATTCAAGGTAAAGTCGTCTGTGACAAAGCACTCGCTGCAGAAGACTTTATACTGTTTAGAAAAGACGGGTTATTTGCATATAACTTAGCAGCGGTTGCCGACGATGCCTATCAGAACATTAGTCATGTAATTAGAGGCTGTGATTTACTCGAACCAACAGCAAGGCAGCTGTCTTTATTTCATACCTTGAATCTGCAAGCGCCGACTTACGGTCATTTTCCTTTAGCAACAACGGATCAAGGATATAAGCTGAGTAAGCAAAACAAAGCCCCAGCGATAGACTGTAACAACCCCACTCCAACACTAATAGCCGCTTTAAACTTTTTGGGGCTGACAACACCAAAAGAGTTATCAGAAGGAACACATACAGAAATTTTAGGTTGGGCCATATCTCATTGGCAACGCCAATTAGTTCCTCAAACCACAACTATCGAAATCAGCTAG
- the sfsA gene encoding DNA/RNA nuclease SfsA, whose product MKLTLFRSTLIKRYKRFLADIFLPNGQQDTIHVANTGAMTGCAAPGDTVWFSESNSKTRKYPRSWEITQTAQNHFICVNTIRANQLVEEALMNGVFDEYFTFDTLKREVKYGNENSKADFMLYQGDSAHIIEVKSVTLLEGNQGYFPDAVTLRGQKHLRELADIAKSGDKATLIFAVLHSGIDSVEAAEHIDAKYAQLCVEAQNAGVNFLGIKAQFAQAAESFDISLLNHVPVLQNQ is encoded by the coding sequence ATGAAGCTTACTCTTTTTCGCTCTACCCTAATTAAACGCTATAAACGCTTTTTAGCGGATATTTTTTTACCCAATGGGCAACAAGATACGATCCATGTTGCCAATACCGGTGCGATGACAGGCTGCGCTGCCCCCGGCGACACTGTTTGGTTTAGCGAAAGCAATAGCAAGACTCGCAAGTACCCACGCAGCTGGGAAATTACGCAAACAGCCCAAAATCACTTTATTTGTGTGAATACCATTCGCGCTAATCAACTGGTAGAAGAAGCTTTAATGAATGGCGTTTTCGATGAGTACTTTACCTTTGATACCTTAAAGCGAGAAGTAAAGTACGGCAACGAGAATAGTAAGGCCGATTTCATGCTTTATCAGGGAGACTCTGCCCACATCATTGAAGTTAAATCAGTGACACTGCTCGAAGGTAACCAAGGGTATTTTCCTGACGCTGTTACGCTGCGAGGTCAAAAACATTTGCGTGAACTTGCAGATATTGCAAAAAGCGGTGACAAGGCAACACTTATATTCGCGGTTCTACACTCTGGCATAGACTCTGTAGAGGCAGCTGAGCATATAGATGCAAAGTACGCACAACTCTGTGTTGAAGCCCAAAATGCAGGTGTCAATTTTCTGGGCATTAAAGCGCAATTTGCTCAAGCCGCAGAATCATTCGACATTTCTCTACTTAATCATGTGCCCGTTTTACAAAACCAGTAA
- the dksA gene encoding RNA polymerase-binding protein DksA, producing the protein MPTNKPLGILALAGVEPYQEKKGEEYMNPEQLEHFKKILEAWRNQLREEVDRTVTHMQDEAANFPDPVDRAAQEEEFSLELRTRDRERKLIKKIEKTLQLIEEDDFGFCDACGIEIGIRRLEARPTADLCIECKTLAEIKERQMAG; encoded by the coding sequence ATGCCAACAAACAAACCTTTAGGTATTTTAGCCCTTGCCGGTGTTGAACCGTATCAAGAAAAGAAAGGCGAAGAATACATGAACCCTGAGCAACTAGAACATTTTAAAAAGATTCTAGAAGCTTGGCGTAATCAACTTCGTGAAGAAGTAGATCGTACGGTTACACATATGCAAGATGAAGCTGCTAATTTCCCAGATCCTGTTGATCGAGCAGCGCAAGAAGAAGAGTTCAGTTTAGAGTTAAGAACACGTGACCGTGAGCGTAAACTCATCAAGAAAATTGAAAAAACACTTCAGTTAATTGAAGAAGATGATTTCGGTTTCTGTGATGCGTGTGGCATCGAAATAGGCATTCGTCGTTTAGAGGCACGCCCTACAGCGGACCTTTGTATCGAATGTAAAACATTAGCAGAAATTAAAGAGCGTCAAATGGCAGGTTAG